A genomic stretch from Lathyrus oleraceus cultivar Zhongwan6 chromosome 2, CAAS_Psat_ZW6_1.0, whole genome shotgun sequence includes:
- the LOC127122320 gene encoding uncharacterized mitochondrial protein AtMg00810-like, translating into MVCFNLHVFSDLNLISSHVFYTVNILCLLQRVQVYVDDIIFGSTNIQLVKEFSKLMQVEFEMSLMGELNYFPGLQIKQLNKGTFVCQTKYCNELLKKFGMVDAKPIDTPMPTNGNSEKYGNGKDVDVKKYRGMIGSLIYLTASTSDITFSVCMCVCYQSTHKQSDMKVVKRILRYLHATYTDSDFSSCK; encoded by the coding sequence ATGGTGTGTTTCAATTTACATGTTTTTAGTGATCTCAACTTAATATCTTCACATGTATTCTACACTGTTAATATTTTATGCTTGCTCCAAAGAGTTCAAgtttacgttgatgatatcatcTTTGGTTCTACTAACATACAATTAGTCAAAGAGTTTTCGAAGCTAATGCAGGttgagtttgagatgagcctcATGGGGGAGTTGAACTACTTTCCCGGTCTTCAAATCAAACAACTCAACAAAGGGACGTTCGTGTGTCAAACAAAATATTGCAACGAATTGCTAAAGAAATTTGGTATGGTTGATGCAAAACCAATTGACACTCCAATGCCCACAAATGGAAACTCGGAAAAATATGGAAATGGTAAGGATGTTGATGTCAAGaagtatagaggtatgattggatctcttaTATATCTTACTGCATCTACGTCAGACATTACAtttagcgtgtgtatgtgcgTTTGTTATCAATCGACTCATAAGCAATCAGATATGAAAGTCGTAAAGCGCATTCTTAGATACCTTCATGCTACATATACCGATTCTGATTTTTCCAGTTGCAAATAG
- the LOC127118558 gene encoding cytochrome P450 CYP736A12, with product MSYAAILSFILFTFAFTYLLFKLFFHPKQKHKKPPGPPTLPIIGNLHMLGKLPHRTLQSLSKKYGPIMSLQLGQVPTVVISSSKTAELFLKTHDLVFASRPKIQASKLMSYGSKGVGFAEYGPYWRSMRKLCTLKLLSASKVEMFASIRKEELGVLVESLKKAALVGEVVDVSEAVENLVEDIMYKMILGRSKYEQFDLKGLVQKAMALFGAFNIADYIAWLGPLDLQGITRACKKTSRELDEVLEVIITDHEKSINVDQPHHEEDFVDILLSTMHQTVDLENEQNHVTDRTNIKAVLLDMILAGIDTSATVIEWTLSELLRNPRVMENLQDEIQNEVGHMRMIEESDLKKLNYLDMVVDEILRLYPVGPLLIPRECRENIIIDGYFIKEKTRVIVNAWTIGRDHDVWSQNAEQFYPERFIDKKMNFFGQEFECIPFGSGRRRCPGIHLGLVTVKFAIAQLVHCFNWKLPHNITPFNLSMEEKFGLTIPRAQHLYAIPSYRLASDGEFE from the exons ATGTCTTATGCTGCAATACTTTCTTTCATTCTCTTCACTTTCGCATTCACTTATCTTTTATTCAAACTTTTCTTTCatccaaaacaaaaacacaagaaACCACCAGGACCACCAACACTACCTATAATCGGAAACCTTCACATGTTAGGAAAACTTCCTCATCGAACACTTCAATCACTCTCCAAAAAATATGGCCCAATCATGTCCTTACAGCTTGGTCAAGTCCCAACTGTTGTCATTTCATCTTCAAAAACTGCAGAATTGTTCCTCAAAACTCATGACTTGGTTTTCGCAAGCCGACCAAAGATTCAAGCATCTAAACTCATGTCTTATGGTTCCAAAGGGGTGGGGTTTGCTGAATATGGTCCTTATTGGCGTAGTATGAGGAAGCTTTGCACTTTAAAACTTCTCAGTGCTTCCAAAGTTGAGATGTTTGCTTCTATTAGGAAAGAGGAGTTGGGTGTTTTGGTTGAATCATTGAAGAAAGCTGCTTTGGTGGGAGAGGTTGTGGATGTTAGTGAGGCTGTGGAAAATCTTGTTGAAGATATTATGTATAAGATGATATTGGGTAGAAGTAAGTATGAGCAATTTGACTTGAAGGGGTTGGTTCAAAAAGCAATGGCTTTATTTGGAGCTTTTAATATAGCTGATTATATTGCTTGGTTGGGCCCTTTGGATCTTCAG GGAATAACACGAGCTTGCAAAAAAACAAGTAGAGAACTTGATGAAGTGCTGGAAGTGATAATAACAGACCATGAAAAGTCTATTAATGTAGACCAACCTCACCATGAAGAAGACTTTGTAGACATACTTCTTTCAACTATGCATCAAACTGTAGATTTAGAAAATGAACAAAATCATGTAACCGATCGTACTAACATCAAGGCAGTTTTACTAGACATGATTTTAGCTGGAATTGATACATCGGCTACCGTAATTGAGTGGACATTATCTGAACTTTTAAGGAATCCAAGAGTGATGGAAAATCTTCAAGATGAGATACAAAATGAAGTAGGACATATGAGAATGATTGAAGAGAGTGATTTAAAGAAGTTAAATTACTTAGATATGGTGGTTGATGAGATATTAAGACTTTATCCGGTTGGACCCTTACTAATCCCTCGTGAATGTAGAGAGAATATAATAATTGATGGTTATTTTATAAAGGAAAAGACACGAGTTATAGTAAATGCATGGACAATAGGGAGAGATCATGATGTCTGGTCACAAAATGCAGAACAATTTTATCCTGAAAGATTTATTGACAAGAAAATGAATTTTTTTGGACAAGAATTTGAGTGTATACCATTTGGTTCTGGTCGGAGACGTTGTCCTGGAATTCATTTGGGATTGGTTACAGTCAAATTTGCTATAGCTCAATTGGTGCATTGTTTTAATTGGAAACTTCCTCATAATATAACTCCTTTCAATTTGAGCATGGAAGAGAAATTTGGACTCACAATACCAAGAGCTCAACATCTGTATGCAATACCAAGTTATCGTTTGGCAAGTGATGGAGAATTTGAATAG